Part of the Flavobacterium sp. KS-LB2 genome is shown below.
CCCAATTGTTTTTGGACAAACTAAATCTGACGAATGGCATTTACAGGCAAATTCTAGAGAAAATTATTTTGGTGTAGCCATGGCAAATGGTCAAATAGGAATTGTTACAGATGATACGCCTTTGAAAACAAAAGAAATTATTCTGAACGGAGTTTACGATGGTAGTCCTGAAAATGGAATTAGTAGAATTGTTCGAGGAATTGAGTTTTTGAATTTGCATTTGAATATAAACAATCAAGAAATCAAATCAGACAATATTGATAATTGGAGCCAAATAGTTTCTATGAAAGAAGGTACAAGTACAACTTCATTTTCATTTAAAGATTTCGCAACTATCAATTATACGATTTTGGCTAATAGAGCTGTTCCTTTTTCAGCAATGGCAATTGTCGAAATTACTCCAATTAAAGATATCGAAGTTACCGCTAATAATTATATGGTGGTTCCTGATGAATTGAAAGAGGCTAAAAGTCAGTTTCGTGTTTTGAAAGACAATCAATATTTAATGCCAGTTTTTGGGACAGTCGCTAAAACGCTTACGGGGAAATATACGGTTGCGGCTTCAACAACATTTCTTTTTGACGGTCAAGGAGAAACTTTGAAGCAAACCGGAAATGAAGTTGGTTTTACTAAAAAATTAGTGAAGGGTAAAAAATATCGTTTTGCAGTTGCGGGAGGAATTTGCACTTCTAAAGATGTTACTGATCCTTTGAACGAATCCGAAAGACAGCCAATTTATGCTTTGCAGGAAGGAATTGATAAATTATTGAACCGTCACAAACAAGCTTGGGCTGAATTATGGAGCACCGGAGATATTCAAATTGAAGGAGATCTTGATGCGCAACAACGGGTGCGTTTTGCCTTATACAACTTGTATTCATATATTCGACCGGAAACCAGACAAAGTATAGCTCCAATGGGATTGTCATCGCAGGGATATAACGGACATATTTTTTGGGACACCGAACTTTGGATGTATCCAACGCTTTTGGCCTTACAACCTGATATGGCAAAATCGTGTTTAGATTACCGTTCAGATCGTTTGCAAAAAGCAAAACAAAAAGCCTTTATTTATGGGTATAAAGGAGCGATGTATCCCTGGGAGTCTGATGATACAGGTGAAGAAGCAACACCAACTTGGGCTTTGACCGGAATTTTCGAGCAACATATTACGGCGGATGTTTCGATCGCTTTTTGGAATTATTACAGTTATACACAAGACAAATCCTGGTTGAAAAAAGAATGGGCGGTTCTTAAAGAAACGGCTGATTTTTGGGTAAGTCGCGTAGTTAAAAATCAAGATGGAAGCTATTCTATTTTAAATGTAGTTGGTGCCGATGAATATGCGCAACACGTAGATGATAATGCTTTTACAAATGCATCTGCTATTGAGTCTTTGAAAAATACAATCAAAGCGGCGGCAATTTTGAGCGAACCGATTAACCCAAAATGGAAAGATGTTTCTGAGAAATTAGTCATTCATAAACAGAATGGGATTACTCAAAATTACAAAGGGTATGAGGGGCAAATGATAAAACAAGCCGATGTAAATTTGTTAGCTTATCCTTTACACATAATCACAGACAAGGCCCAAATTGAAAAAGATTTGGAATATTATGCAGAAAAAATAGATAAAAAAGATGGTCCTGCAATGGCTTCTGGAGTTTTATCTGTTTTGTATGCAAGATTAGGTGATCGAGAAAAAGCATATAGTTATTTTGTAAAATCGTATTTACCAAACAGCCGTCCGCCTTTTGGGGTGTTCTCAGAATCAGCAAATAGTAATAATCCCTATTTTGCAACTGGTGCAGGAGCTATGCTTCAAGCTGTTATTTATGGTTTTGGTGGAGTGGAGCAAACGGATCTTGGATTAAAATACAATAAGGGACTTTTGCCAAAACAATGGAAATCACTTAAGATTATTGGAATAGGGTTAGATAATAAAACGATTGTTATAAAATAATAAAGTTAATTTTTTATGTCTCGTATGAATAATTCAATCAGCTTGTAATTGAATTGTTCATACGGGGTTTTTTTTTGTCAATAATCCAGTATTATTTTTAACTAAATCTTTAAGGGAATGTGTTTTTATGACATTACTATTTATGTAGAGCTATGAAATAGAAAAATAAGCAGATTTGATTTTTTTTAGCTAAATTTTTTGAGGTATATTTATTTAGTTAAATCCAGATTGTTAATTTGTAGTTAAAAATGATATAGTATTAAATAATTCGCAATGTTCTTTCTTAATAAGCATTTTTTTTGATTAAAACGCAACGATTTTTAGATATAAAAGTGAAAATAATACAAGAATGGTTTTTTTAACACCTTTTTTTTGTATTTATTATAATTTTAGTATTAATTTTTTAAAGTATTAATTTTAAAATCGAAAACGTTTTCGGCACAACGAAAACGTTATAGTTTAGCAAAACCTTAATATTATCATAAAATTATAATTATGTTTGAACTTAATATTTAAAACAAACCATTCAAAACAAATTATTAACCAACTTATTTATTACGTATGAAAAATAGTCTAATTAAAGGCTTGATGGTGTTTCTAACGATGCTATGTACAAGTTTGACATATTCGCAAGATGTGTCCGGAACTGTATCTGATGCTAGCGGTCCGCTTCCAGGGGCTTCTATCTTAGTGAAAGGAACAACAAATGGAGCACAAACTGATTTCGATGGAAAATTTACTATCAAGAATGTTGGCTCAAACGCAGTTTTAGTTTTTAGTTACATTGGTCTTAAAACTCAAGAATTAAATGTAGCAGGAAAAAGTACAGTTAATGTAGTTTTAAAAGAAGACTCAGCTGAATTAAAAGAAGTTGTAGTTATAGGCTACGGTTCGGTTAGAAAAAAGGATGCAACAGGTGCAGTTGATCAAATCGGAGCAAAAGATTTTGACAATGTAGCATCCCCTTCGCCAGCTCAATTATTGAGAGGTAAAGTTGCAGGTGTTCAAGTTACACAGTCTAGTGGTGAGCCAGGTGCTGGTGTTGCTATTAGAGTTCGTGGTAATTCGTCTATTCGTTCAGGAAACGGTCCTCTTATTGTTGTTGACGGAGTGCCATTAGATGGTGGGAATGTATCAGCAGGAGGTGCAGATTTATTGGGTACTTCTTCTTCTAGAAATCCATTGAACTTTATCAATCAAAATGATATCGAGAGCATGTCAGTTTTGAAAGATGCTTCTTCAACAGCTATTTATGGTTCGCGTGGAGCAAATGGAGTTATCGTGATTACTACTAAAAAAGGAAAATCTAATGTGCCACAGTTAACTTATAGTACATCATTCCAATTTAGTAAATTATCTGGTAAATTAGATGTAATGAATGGCGATCAATTTGCAGCAGCAGGTGGTGATGATCAAGGTTCAAGATCTTACAATTGGAAAGATGCTGTTTTAAGAAGTGGATTCGCAATGAACCATGATTTATCTTTTACTAAGTCAACAGAAAATTCAAATACAAGAATATCTTTTGGAGCATCCAATACAGATGGAATTGTTAAAAACACAGGTTTAGATAGATATACTGCTTCATTTTATAATTCAAATGATTTTTTCGGTGGAGCTGTAAAAGTAGAATCTAGAATTATTTATTCTTCTTTAAAAGATCAAGCGACTCTTTTGTCTAATAATGCAGGGTTTATTGGTAACGTAATTGGTACAGCTTTGTATTGGAACCCAACATTACCAATTAGAAATACAAATGGGTCTTATAACGTAGTGGGTGATGATTATTTAAATCCAGTACAATTATTAGATTCGTATACAGATTATACAAATACTAATAAATTATTAGGAAGTATCAATACTACTTGGAAAATCAACAGCAAGTTAAAATACCAATTCTTGTTTGGTGTTGAAGGTTCTACATCTAGTAGAAAAAGCCAGTTGTTGCCAACTATGGAGATTTCTGGAGCTGCATTTCAAGCAACAGTCCCTGGTTCAGATTTAGTTAAGTTTGGTACAGCTAACATAAACAACCAAAATAAATTTAATAAAACGTTTGAACATACTTTAAACTACAATAATGATTTTGGTGATAACTTCAACTTAGATGCATTAGTAGGGTACTCTTATTATGATTACACAGCTGATGGGAATTCTGCAAGTGGTAAAGGGTATGATGTGAATCAAGTAAACTTGATTGACAATATTGAAGGTGGACTTCAGAATGAGTATAGAGTTTCTTCTTATAGAAATAGAGTGGAGTTACAATCTTATTTTGGTAGAGTAAACGCTACTTTATATAAGAAATTAATTCTTACTGCTACATTAAGATCTGATGGATCTACAAAATTAGGAGTAAATAACAAATATGATTATTTTCCATCTGTAGGTGCGGCTTACAAAGTTGTAGAAGATAAAGAAGGTTTATTGAACAGCTTCAAGATTAGAGGTAACTATGGTATTACAGGAAACCAAGAATTTGCACCAAACTCTGCAATTGCTAGAGCTTCTTATGGTAATAATGGTAATTTAAATGTTGATACAAACTCTAATGCTGATTTGAAATGGGAGACTACAACTTCTTATGGAGTAGGAGCGGATTTTGAATTAATCAATAATAAATTATCTGGTTCATTAGATTATTTCCAGAGAGATACTAAGGATTTAATTTTCCCTGTACCGGCAGCAGCAACTCAGCCAGGTCCTCCATCTCCACGTTTCAAAAACTTACCAGGGAATTTAATCAATAAAGGTGTGGAAGTTTCTTTAAACTATAAAGTAATCGATACTGAGGATTTAACTTGGGATATTTCAGGAAATGCTTCATTTTTAAGTAATAAAGTTAAAAACTTTGCTGGTTTTATTGCTACCGGTGGATTGAATGGTCAAGGGTTAACAGATGCTTATGCTCAGGTAATCACAAACAATCAACCTGCATATACCTATTTCTTGTATGAGTGGAGAGGATATGATTCTACTGGGAATTCAATTTATGCTGATGCAGCAGGAAATGATACAGGTCTTGGTACTGCGGCTAAAAAATTATTAGACAAACAACCTTTACCTAAAATCAATGTTGGTTTTACTACTAATTTAGCTTATAAAGGTTTTGATGCAAGTGCTTCTTTCTATGGTGCTTTTGGTCACTACATTTATAATAACACAACGAATGCTTATTTCTTTAAAGGAGCTTTCCTTGGAGGTAGAAATACGACTTTAGAAGCTGCAACTTCTCCACAAGCTCAAGGAGACCCTAACTCTCCGTCTACTAAGTATTTAGAAAAAGGAGATTTCTTAAGAATGGGTAATTTAACGTTTGGTTACACTGTAAATTCTTTAGAAAGATTTAGAATTAAATCTGCTCGTTTCTTTGTAAATGCTTCTAATTTATTTATTATTACAAGTTATTCAGGATCTGACCCAGAGGTTGATACTGATAAATCATTAAACGGTGTGCCTTCTGCAG
Proteins encoded:
- a CDS encoding glycosyl hydrolase family 95 catalytic domain-containing protein, which translates into the protein MISIFKRLVFLLLVSPIVFGQTKSDEWHLQANSRENYFGVAMANGQIGIVTDDTPLKTKEIILNGVYDGSPENGISRIVRGIEFLNLHLNINNQEIKSDNIDNWSQIVSMKEGTSTTSFSFKDFATINYTILANRAVPFSAMAIVEITPIKDIEVTANNYMVVPDELKEAKSQFRVLKDNQYLMPVFGTVAKTLTGKYTVAASTTFLFDGQGETLKQTGNEVGFTKKLVKGKKYRFAVAGGICTSKDVTDPLNESERQPIYALQEGIDKLLNRHKQAWAELWSTGDIQIEGDLDAQQRVRFALYNLYSYIRPETRQSIAPMGLSSQGYNGHIFWDTELWMYPTLLALQPDMAKSCLDYRSDRLQKAKQKAFIYGYKGAMYPWESDDTGEEATPTWALTGIFEQHITADVSIAFWNYYSYTQDKSWLKKEWAVLKETADFWVSRVVKNQDGSYSILNVVGADEYAQHVDDNAFTNASAIESLKNTIKAAAILSEPINPKWKDVSEKLVIHKQNGITQNYKGYEGQMIKQADVNLLAYPLHIITDKAQIEKDLEYYAEKIDKKDGPAMASGVLSVLYARLGDREKAYSYFVKSYLPNSRPPFGVFSESANSNNPYFATGAGAMLQAVIYGFGGVEQTDLGLKYNKGLLPKQWKSLKIIGIGLDNKTIVIK
- a CDS encoding SusC/RagA family TonB-linked outer membrane protein yields the protein MKNSLIKGLMVFLTMLCTSLTYSQDVSGTVSDASGPLPGASILVKGTTNGAQTDFDGKFTIKNVGSNAVLVFSYIGLKTQELNVAGKSTVNVVLKEDSAELKEVVVIGYGSVRKKDATGAVDQIGAKDFDNVASPSPAQLLRGKVAGVQVTQSSGEPGAGVAIRVRGNSSIRSGNGPLIVVDGVPLDGGNVSAGGADLLGTSSSRNPLNFINQNDIESMSVLKDASSTAIYGSRGANGVIVITTKKGKSNVPQLTYSTSFQFSKLSGKLDVMNGDQFAAAGGDDQGSRSYNWKDAVLRSGFAMNHDLSFTKSTENSNTRISFGASNTDGIVKNTGLDRYTASFYNSNDFFGGAVKVESRIIYSSLKDQATLLSNNAGFIGNVIGTALYWNPTLPIRNTNGSYNVVGDDYLNPVQLLDSYTDYTNTNKLLGSINTTWKINSKLKYQFLFGVEGSTSSRKSQLLPTMEISGAAFQATVPGSDLVKFGTANINNQNKFNKTFEHTLNYNNDFGDNFNLDALVGYSYYDYTADGNSASGKGYDVNQVNLIDNIEGGLQNEYRVSSYRNRVELQSYFGRVNATLYKKLILTATLRSDGSTKLGVNNKYDYFPSVGAAYKVVEDKEGLLNSFKIRGNYGITGNQEFAPNSAIARASYGNNGNLNVDTNSNADLKWETTTSYGVGADFELINNKLSGSLDYFQRDTKDLIFPVPAAATQPGPPSPRFKNLPGNLINKGVEVSLNYKVIDTEDLTWDISGNASFLSNKVKNFAGFIATGGLNGQGLTDAYAQVITNNQPAYTYFLYEWRGYDSTGNSIYADAAGNDTGLGTAAKKLLDKQPLPKINVGFTTNLAYKGFDASASFYGAFGHYIYNNTTNAYFFKGAFLGGRNTTLEAATSPQAQGDPNSPSTKYLEKGDFLRMGNLTFGYTVNSLERFRIKSARFFVNASNLFIITSYSGSDPEVDTDKSLNGVPSAGMEYLSYPRDKSVSLGLNVTF